From one Aeropyrum camini SY1 = JCM 12091 genomic stretch:
- a CDS encoding class II glutamine amidotransferase, translated as MCRLLAGYAWSPEGARLLGRLASLVASAAEYDPYLDRIHDDARHCHGYGFILLSRKGEEGWFAVYERFDAYGGPSDDCSENLEGLRRAASRVGRLLEDAGEAFLIIHARRASRGSPRGTANAHPFAVKAVMRDGVMEFYLAHNGSLEKSSLAASLGVRAEGYTDSHLLALSIAREAELTGEDLSGLLAKHYEHVKTAYNIAVLTLKDSAGRLEPALYLAAGSRDDLGEEVKRYYQHFIFEDSGAAGMASSTVYHLALREGVAGRLGTSFSPAGGGVYRIAPQARGVERLRNL; from the coding sequence TTGTGCAGGCTTCTAGCTGGCTATGCCTGGAGCCCCGAGGGGGCTAGGCTCCTGGGCAGGCTCGCCTCTCTTGTTGCCAGCGCCGCGGAATATGATCCGTACCTGGATCGCATCCATGATGATGCGAGGCACTGTCATGGATACGGTTTCATACTTCTGAGTAGGAAGGGTGAGGAGGGCTGGTTTGCCGTTTATGAAAGATTCGACGCCTATGGGGGGCCGTCTGACGACTGTTCCGAGAACCTCGAGGGGCTACGGCGCGCTGCGAGTAGGGTTGGGAGGCTTCTTGAAGATGCTGGCGAGGCCTTCCTCATAATCCATGCACGCCGCGCCAGTAGGGGTTCGCCGCGTGGCACTGCGAATGCCCACCCGTTCGCTGTTAAGGCTGTTATGAGGGATGGCGTTATGGAGTTCTACCTGGCTCACAACGGGTCCTTGGAGAAGTCTAGCCTAGCCGCCTCTCTCGGGGTTAGGGCGGAGGGATACACCGACTCACACCTACTAGCGCTTTCTATAGCCAGGGAGGCGGAGCTGACTGGCGAGGACCTCAGCGGGCTTCTAGCAAAACATTATGAACACGTGAAGACGGCCTACAACATAGCGGTTCTCACCCTGAAGGACTCGGCAGGAAGGCTTGAGCCCGCCTTATACCTGGCGGCGGGGAGCCGGGATGACTTGGGGGAGGAGGTGAAGAGGTACTACCAGCACTTTATATTCGAAGACTCAGGGGCGGCAGGAATGGCCTCCTCCACCGTATACCACCTGGCATTGAGGGAGGGCGTTGCTGGAAGGCTTGGAACCAGCTTCAGCCCCGCAGGCGGAGGTGTCTATAGAATCGCGCCTCAAGCTAGAGGGGTTGAAAGGCTCAGGAACCTATAG
- a CDS encoding YbaK/EbsC family protein — translation MTGKVEEWIKARGLSWRLLEMPGSTRTVAEAARWVGVDESNIVKTLIALDSEGNAYAVIVPGGRRLSLRKLGWLVGKPVRLARPGEVLELTGYPVGGVPPVALPQGIVVVVDSSLLNRERVYGGGGSVNTLLEFNPKELVEAVGAVVGDVSE, via the coding sequence ATGACGGGTAAGGTTGAGGAGTGGATCAAAGCCAGAGGCCTAAGCTGGAGGCTCCTTGAGATGCCCGGCTCTACCCGTACGGTAGCTGAGGCCGCCAGATGGGTGGGTGTGGACGAGTCCAATATTGTGAAGACTCTCATAGCGCTTGACAGCGAGGGCAACGCTTATGCCGTTATAGTCCCGGGGGGCAGGAGGCTCAGCCTGAGGAAGCTGGGGTGGCTGGTGGGCAAGCCCGTCAGGCTAGCGAGGCCGGGGGAGGTCCTGGAGTTGACAGGCTATCCCGTAGGCGGCGTCCCCCCGGTAGCTCTCCCCCAGGGCATTGTTGTCGTGGTTGACTCTTCCCTTCTTAACAGGGAGAGGGTGTACGGAGGAGGGGGCAGTGTAAACACCCTTCTAGAATTCAACCCCAAAGAGCTTGTAGAAGCCGTTGGGGCTGTGGTGGGGGACGTTTCAGAGTAG
- a CDS encoding TRAP transporter permease has product MRLGKPRAEDLYLVASLFFTVALLYYYYTGLGGPILLATVMVPYTVFLTLLSLYLKGGPVARLPRALNAGIVVLSLLAALTVSGYITAEFRELNTVRLGSYNTLDIIIGGIAFSMVMFAVLLKYRAIFILNALLFLYTLNGSWAPYPFDHPGIRLERIITAMSVEFETGVFEKLPQLALTLIGAFMLFISIAQAFGAVDSVIRLVIGVLGSRPRLLPQAAVVGSMIIAMVSGSGAANAASTGSITIPLMKRAGMPPVKAAAIETASSIGGQLMPPIMGISAFVMADYLGVSYFDVVARGWAPALIYYIGLALAVYLASRAFLAGSTTLKLEYGKLEVYKASSLVASILLLIILMGLKREYPAYAALQSSILLLALLAASEGAAGSGLRDRAGRILGRLAEALKIFSGFVADITILLAALGVMTGLMTITGVPTRVGFLLLEVGAGNKLLLVALAFVFGYLVGLGLPPVVTYILTVVVIGPYMLQAGFNPWAVHFYAFLLGVMSELSPPTSVTAAVTSRIAGSGFVETMLEALRFAIPLFTVMVGVLLEPGLVAEPGLPQLIPAFKVLAATIAVVAGLSGGFHILIRLAAIAIGLAILVLI; this is encoded by the coding sequence TTGAGGCTGGGAAAGCCGCGGGCCGAGGACCTCTATCTTGTAGCTTCCCTGTTTTTTACAGTAGCCCTCCTATACTACTACTACACAGGGCTTGGCGGGCCGATTCTCCTAGCTACAGTTATGGTCCCCTACACAGTGTTTCTAACCCTCCTATCCCTCTATTTGAAAGGCGGGCCTGTAGCCAGGCTACCGAGAGCCCTCAACGCCGGAATAGTTGTCCTCAGCCTGCTAGCCGCCCTCACCGTCTCAGGCTATATAACAGCCGAGTTCAGAGAGCTGAACACTGTTAGGCTAGGGTCATACAACACCCTCGACATCATAATAGGCGGGATCGCCTTCTCCATGGTTATGTTTGCAGTCCTCCTGAAATACAGGGCGATATTCATACTCAACGCACTCCTATTCCTCTACACACTAAACGGGAGCTGGGCCCCCTACCCGTTCGACCACCCCGGAATAAGGTTGGAGCGGATAATCACCGCTATGAGCGTAGAATTCGAGACGGGCGTATTCGAGAAGCTTCCCCAGCTCGCCCTCACCCTTATAGGGGCGTTCATGCTTTTCATAAGCATAGCTCAGGCCTTCGGTGCCGTAGACAGTGTAATACGCCTTGTAATAGGGGTCCTCGGCTCTAGGCCTAGGCTCCTTCCACAGGCTGCTGTTGTAGGCAGCATGATTATTGCGATGGTCAGCGGAAGTGGGGCGGCTAACGCGGCATCCACGGGTAGTATAACGATACCGCTGATGAAGAGGGCTGGCATGCCCCCGGTAAAGGCTGCAGCGATAGAGACGGCGTCGAGCATTGGAGGCCAGCTTATGCCCCCGATAATGGGTATAAGCGCCTTCGTGATGGCCGACTATCTTGGAGTGTCCTACTTCGACGTGGTGGCCAGGGGCTGGGCGCCAGCTCTCATATACTATATAGGGCTTGCCCTGGCGGTCTATCTAGCATCTAGAGCCTTTCTAGCGGGCTCCACAACCTTGAAGCTGGAGTACGGCAAGCTAGAGGTGTACAAGGCTTCTAGCCTGGTGGCCTCAATACTCCTCCTGATTATTCTTATGGGGCTGAAGAGGGAGTACCCCGCCTACGCTGCCCTACAGTCATCCATCCTACTATTGGCTTTACTAGCCGCTTCTGAAGGGGCCGCCGGGAGTGGCCTTAGGGACAGGGCTGGTAGAATCCTCGGGAGGCTTGCAGAGGCCCTCAAGATATTCTCCGGCTTCGTCGCAGACATCACCATACTCCTAGCGGCCCTGGGCGTGATGACCGGGCTGATGACTATAACAGGAGTTCCCACGAGAGTCGGCTTCCTGCTCCTCGAAGTGGGCGCCGGGAACAAGCTCCTACTGGTCGCCCTAGCGTTCGTCTTCGGCTACCTAGTAGGCCTCGGCCTCCCGCCAGTGGTTACCTACATATTGACCGTGGTCGTTATAGGCCCCTACATGCTTCAAGCCGGGTTTAACCCCTGGGCGGTCCACTTCTACGCTTTCCTACTCGGAGTTATGAGCGAGCTCAGCCCCCCAACCAGTGTGACGGCCGCCGTTACAAGCAGGATAGCCGGTTCAGGGTTTGTAGAAACCATGCTGGAGGCATTGAGATTCGCCATACCCCTATTCACGGTGATGGTTGGAGTTCTGCTGGAGCCGGGCCTTGTAGCAGAGCCAGGCCTACCCCAGCTCATACCTGCGTTTAAGGTGCTCGCAGCCACTATAGCGGTTGTGGCGGGGCTAAGCGGGGGGTTCCACATCCTGATTAGACTGGCGGCAATCGCTATAGGGCTAGCCATACTCGTACTTATCTAG
- a CDS encoding TAXI family TRAP transporter solute-binding subunit — translation MKGFATGDLDGAYGADIAFREMYTGTGRFEGFKADRLPVQTLWVFTIDIGLAVPKDKAGEFKCWSDLDGKTIFTLPLGWDTGTALRKALDTLGIKYEHKELDLEAVATSLSRGDIVATGVYVTGERSVAPWIQNMLAQIDLVVVNPCPEEVQKLEQAGIPVARVSANAFPEPVGVDEFVGVRIFYGFHTGLNLSEDIVYKIVKATYENIDELASLDPAFSQLKNDFVGFQVQAIDSLADLVPVHPGLAKFLKEMGAWKDEWRIAGSS, via the coding sequence ATGAAAGGGTTCGCCACAGGCGATCTCGACGGGGCCTACGGGGCGGATATAGCGTTCAGAGAGATGTACACTGGCACCGGGAGGTTCGAGGGGTTCAAGGCGGATAGGCTGCCTGTACAAACCCTATGGGTCTTCACTATAGACATAGGCCTCGCCGTGCCCAAGGATAAGGCGGGGGAGTTCAAATGCTGGAGCGACTTAGACGGTAAGACAATATTCACGCTACCACTGGGCTGGGATACGGGAACGGCGTTGAGGAAGGCTCTGGACACCCTTGGTATAAAGTACGAGCATAAAGAGCTTGATCTAGAGGCCGTTGCAACCAGCCTCAGCAGGGGAGACATAGTAGCCACAGGTGTTTATGTGACGGGTGAGAGGAGTGTCGCGCCGTGGATACAGAACATGCTGGCCCAGATAGACCTAGTGGTCGTAAACCCGTGTCCAGAGGAAGTTCAGAAGCTGGAGCAGGCTGGCATACCTGTCGCCAGGGTGTCCGCAAATGCCTTCCCAGAGCCGGTGGGTGTTGACGAGTTTGTGGGTGTCAGGATATTCTACGGGTTCCATACGGGCCTGAACCTCAGCGAAGATATAGTCTATAAGATTGTTAAGGCGACGTACGAGAACATAGACGAGCTTGCGAGCCTCGACCCCGCGTTCAGCCAGCTCAAAAACGACTTCGTGGGATTCCAGGTTCAGGCTATAGACTCGCTGGCAGATCTAGTCCCTGTCCATCCAGGACTCGCCAAGTTCCTGAAGGAGATGGGGGCCTGGAAGGACGAGTGGAGAATAGCGGGCTCCTCCTAG
- a CDS encoding arsenate reductase (azurin) large subunit, with product MVYPRRGRVPLPPKGAQRYTTMCQFCNVGCGYDVYVWPAGAEGFPEPGGHGIEYKIVDEAYGRNLVKQPDFTKEHVGLSAEEGEPWISEAMVVKTIRRTWEKGRGTGSWREVYVAQIPSPECPINWGNHSVRGGTQAERIWSPWNIAGERRLTKPLVRFGGRLEPVSWEYAIDLVARVVKGTIDKWGVERPGWGKEGHAVFAHRMDHGGGGGGGMIFNTVVGLFFFYGVRTAFARIHNRPFFGPENPAAGDAGPGAMNTSYHDLRLADVIILWGANSYSTATVMFVKHVLDNLRGATKGEKQKWFNPGEPIIDSRIIIVDPRRTESVEAAEAAAGKDRVLHLQIKPGTDIVLANAIARVIYERYRDVVDEFVNHYRSAASSWGFNWDEDGFQKYLSDALQVGKKSLDEVLAEAESITGVPRDKIELAAKWIAERKSGGYPKRVWLMYEKGIIWNQNYRSIYSLFDLCMIAGATRGVPGCGCQRQGGHQEGFASPAPPPPPWTEERHHIAYPDKSLYDEYYNTKYPRADYFMPTTDFRLANGEGKVLWVIDMDNYRLAPNSQRLKAVVGDRAWRVTRYVFAEAYANVGGKESQPNYDPGALEPVITTPPSSKEYAEKVLQALEETGGLFVIVEDIYPTFMVEDAHVVLPAAFNNGEWPDVRMGVHERRFRIADAWLDPPGEAKPDWWILANVAKRIVELYEEEGRGDDPVAERFRKAFQPIWDAMEANARDPSVEVENEIFKTYIANADEAYARLGVHWEVQFWTPEFKKLDLNIMRKLRTIGTVLPITKLDVKPDGTIEVRGVVNLMEPALNDTYREEVVVVKPDGTITRKIEVVPSNETVRSYVPGHLKPWPAVWDKYPPYVDELIRKGYKYWVVNGRYNAIWQTGYADPNVVEIMARHPMNIVQVNPDDAAKEGLESGDIVVVYNDYGSTTAMVWVTRVVAPGTIFLIMAHPKAVGANAVTTPSVDPAAQNPDYKLTLANIRKIGRAHETLLKTVTFKEIKFAVR from the coding sequence ATGGTGTATCCTAGGAGAGGAAGGGTTCCCTTACCCCCCAAGGGGGCGCAGCGCTACACGACCATGTGCCAGTTCTGCAACGTCGGATGCGGCTATGACGTGTACGTCTGGCCTGCTGGCGCAGAGGGCTTCCCAGAGCCTGGGGGGCACGGCATCGAGTATAAGATAGTCGACGAGGCTTATGGGAGGAATCTTGTGAAGCAGCCGGACTTTACAAAGGAGCACGTGGGTCTGAGCGCGGAGGAGGGAGAGCCCTGGATCTCCGAGGCTATGGTTGTAAAGACGATAAGGAGGACCTGGGAGAAGGGTAGAGGCACAGGAAGCTGGAGAGAGGTTTACGTCGCACAGATACCCAGCCCCGAGTGCCCCATAAACTGGGGCAACCATTCGGTGAGGGGGGGAACGCAGGCTGAGAGGATATGGAGCCCATGGAACATAGCAGGCGAGAGGAGGCTGACAAAGCCCCTCGTAAGGTTCGGAGGAAGGCTAGAGCCTGTCTCCTGGGAGTACGCGATCGACCTTGTGGCCAGGGTCGTGAAAGGCACTATAGACAAGTGGGGCGTAGAGAGGCCTGGATGGGGTAAGGAGGGCCACGCCGTATTCGCACACCGTATGGACCATGGGGGCGGCGGAGGAGGTGGAATGATATTCAACACGGTAGTCGGCCTATTCTTCTTCTACGGCGTTAGAACGGCTTTCGCCAGGATACACAACAGGCCGTTCTTCGGCCCCGAGAACCCTGCGGCGGGCGATGCAGGTCCCGGCGCCATGAACACCTCCTACCATGACCTGAGGCTAGCGGACGTGATAATACTTTGGGGCGCCAACTCGTACTCGACAGCTACTGTCATGTTCGTAAAACACGTCCTGGACAACCTGAGGGGGGCTACCAAGGGTGAGAAGCAGAAGTGGTTCAACCCCGGGGAGCCGATAATAGACAGCAGAATAATAATAGTTGATCCCAGGAGAACTGAGAGCGTCGAGGCGGCTGAAGCCGCTGCGGGGAAGGATAGGGTCCTGCACCTCCAGATTAAGCCGGGTACCGACATAGTGCTGGCTAACGCCATAGCCAGGGTTATATACGAGAGATACAGGGATGTGGTGGACGAGTTTGTAAACCACTATAGAAGCGCCGCCTCCAGCTGGGGCTTCAACTGGGACGAGGACGGCTTCCAGAAATACCTCTCAGACGCCCTCCAAGTTGGCAAGAAGAGTCTGGACGAGGTCCTCGCGGAGGCCGAGAGCATCACCGGGGTGCCGAGGGATAAGATAGAGCTTGCTGCAAAGTGGATAGCCGAGCGTAAGAGCGGCGGGTATCCCAAGAGAGTATGGCTAATGTACGAGAAGGGCATAATATGGAACCAGAACTACAGGTCGATATACAGCCTCTTCGACCTCTGCATGATAGCGGGCGCCACCAGAGGCGTCCCAGGATGCGGCTGCCAGAGGCAGGGAGGCCATCAGGAGGGCTTCGCAAGCCCTGCCCCCCCACCGCCGCCGTGGACGGAGGAAAGGCACCACATAGCCTACCCCGACAAGAGCCTGTACGACGAGTACTACAACACCAAGTACCCTAGGGCCGACTATTTCATGCCCACAACTGACTTCAGGCTCGCCAATGGAGAAGGGAAGGTGCTATGGGTCATAGACATGGATAACTACAGGCTAGCCCCCAACTCCCAGAGGCTCAAGGCTGTCGTAGGCGATAGAGCCTGGAGAGTCACCAGGTACGTGTTCGCCGAGGCCTACGCCAACGTAGGGGGGAAGGAGTCGCAGCCTAACTACGACCCCGGAGCCCTAGAGCCCGTGATAACAACGCCGCCCTCCTCGAAGGAGTACGCGGAGAAGGTCCTCCAGGCTCTCGAGGAGACGGGAGGCCTCTTCGTCATAGTAGAGGACATATACCCGACGTTCATGGTTGAAGATGCCCATGTCGTCCTGCCCGCTGCTTTCAACAATGGCGAGTGGCCTGACGTCAGGATGGGAGTCCACGAGAGGAGGTTCAGGATAGCCGATGCCTGGCTAGATCCACCTGGCGAGGCCAAACCAGACTGGTGGATACTGGCCAACGTCGCCAAGAGAATAGTGGAGCTTTATGAGGAGGAGGGCAGGGGCGACGACCCTGTTGCAGAAAGGTTTAGGAAGGCCTTCCAGCCCATCTGGGATGCTATGGAGGCTAACGCGAGGGATCCGAGTGTTGAGGTTGAGAACGAGATTTTCAAGACCTATATAGCCAATGCTGACGAGGCCTACGCGCGTCTGGGAGTACACTGGGAGGTCCAGTTCTGGACGCCCGAATTCAAGAAGCTCGACCTCAACATAATGAGGAAGCTGAGGACTATAGGGACAGTGCTGCCCATAACAAAGCTAGATGTGAAGCCCGACGGCACCATCGAGGTCAGAGGCGTCGTCAACCTCATGGAGCCCGCCCTCAACGACACCTACAGAGAGGAGGTAGTGGTGGTGAAGCCCGACGGCACCATCACAAGGAAAATCGAGGTTGTCCCGTCCAACGAGACAGTCAGGAGCTACGTCCCAGGCCATCTAAAGCCATGGCCTGCTGTCTGGGATAAGTATCCGCCCTACGTGGACGAGCTGATAAGGAAGGGCTACAAGTACTGGGTAGTGAACGGTAGATACAACGCCATCTGGCAGACAGGCTATGCCGACCCGAATGTAGTTGAGATAATGGCCAGGCACCCCATGAACATCGTCCAGGTCAACCCGGATGACGCCGCTAAGGAGGGTCTAGAGAGCGGTGACATAGTAGTTGTGTACAACGACTATGGATCCACAACAGCCATGGTATGGGTGACCAGGGTCGTGGCCCCCGGAACAATATTCCTTATCATGGCCCATCCCAAAGCCGTGGGCGCCAACGCAGTGACAACACCGAGCGTGGACCCAGCAGCACAGAACCCGGACTACAAGCTAACCCTCGCAAACATAAGGAAGATTGGAAGAGCCCACGAGACGTTGCTAAAGACAGTGACATTCAAGGAGATAAAGTTCGCCGTCCGCTAG
- a CDS encoding arsenate reductase (azurin) small subunit → MSEGNNGGQDKGLRITRREFLAAAGAGAAAFIVGAVVGRTAFPKEKEVIKPGPTETVTATTTETATVTQTQTQVQLVEKKYPRVKIANISELNTGQPVFKEYIGHRIVVIKLGEEAVNGVGPEKDVVAFSMLCTHMGGFLIFDSNTKTLVCPLHFSQFDPAKGGQPVIGHATEYLPQVILEYDEATGDIYAVGFTALVYGRYDNLQGVKA, encoded by the coding sequence GTGTCCGAAGGAAATAACGGTGGGCAAGATAAGGGCTTGAGGATCACCAGGAGGGAGTTTCTCGCAGCAGCAGGTGCCGGGGCGGCTGCTTTCATCGTCGGAGCTGTCGTAGGGAGAACGGCTTTTCCAAAGGAGAAGGAGGTTATAAAGCCAGGGCCTACTGAGACCGTGACAGCCACGACTACTGAGACGGCTACTGTCACACAGACTCAGACGCAGGTCCAGCTTGTCGAGAAAAAGTATCCCAGGGTTAAGATAGCCAATATCAGCGAGCTCAACACCGGCCAGCCTGTCTTCAAAGAGTACATAGGCCATAGAATCGTTGTTATTAAGCTTGGTGAAGAGGCCGTCAACGGAGTAGGCCCGGAGAAGGATGTTGTAGCGTTCAGCATGCTATGCACCCACATGGGCGGCTTCCTGATATTCGATAGCAACACTAAAACCCTAGTCTGCCCTCTGCACTTCTCCCAGTTCGACCCAGCCAAGGGCGGCCAGCCAGTGATCGGCCACGCCACAGAGTATCTACCCCAGGTTATCCTCGAGTACGACGAGGCCACTGGGGACATTTACGCCGTAGGTTTTACGGCCTTGGTGTATGGGCGTTATGATAACCTTCAGGGGGTGAAGGCGTAA
- a CDS encoding Lrp/AsnC family transcriptional regulator, with translation MKPGSRGLDAIDVEILRILARDCTTTTKEISQAVGVSVPNVRKRIRRLRALGVLKGCRASIDPEVLGTLTYLILFQAPEGRGGNGEVSILRSGGVERIFYSSKRGLGAAIARTIDPSGVEKIVGDIENAGFNVVKTIYIDKEVGDEPWVPEKPLERVQPKCSFCQSIIVGRPYTVVLEDGRILVFHNERCAEAYFKLGPHTRSKH, from the coding sequence TTGAAACCCGGGTCTAGAGGGTTGGATGCAATAGATGTTGAGATATTGAGGATACTGGCTAGAGACTGTACCACCACCACAAAAGAGATCTCCCAGGCGGTGGGAGTGAGCGTCCCTAACGTGAGGAAAAGGATTAGAAGGCTGAGGGCGCTTGGAGTGCTTAAAGGCTGTAGAGCATCAATCGACCCTGAGGTCCTAGGCACGCTAACCTACCTAATACTTTTCCAGGCCCCCGAAGGCAGGGGAGGCAATGGAGAAGTTTCCATACTAAGATCTGGCGGAGTAGAGAGGATATTCTATTCGTCTAAACGGGGGCTCGGAGCTGCTATCGCAAGGACGATCGACCCCTCCGGTGTTGAAAAGATTGTGGGGGATATAGAGAATGCTGGCTTCAACGTCGTAAAAACCATATACATTGACAAGGAGGTAGGCGACGAGCCCTGGGTCCCCGAAAAGCCTCTTGAAAGGGTTCAGCCAAAGTGCTCCTTCTGCCAGAGCATAATAGTTGGCAGGCCGTACACTGTTGTACTAGAGGACGGGAGAATCCTTGTTTTCCATAACGAGAGGTGTGCAGAAGCCTATTTCAAACTAGGCCCTCATACTAGAAGCAAACACTAG
- a CDS encoding TlpA family protein disulfide reductase, with protein MEVQRVLAVLPARRIFALAAAMILLVTAGYTAYNIVKTPESNSQPGKAAELGHIDFKTIDGETVSLADVEGRVVILWFMAAWCPSCVYMADVLNSLHDEYDGITIIAVDFWTKESLEVLGLNKPGYPPPDSPEMFRRFVNSYGDPTWILVMDDGTLVKRFDVKSIDYIVIMDRSGNILYTGAAPSLAELESVIKNFLTG; from the coding sequence ATGGAGGTACAGAGGGTGCTCGCCGTCTTGCCCGCCAGGCGGATATTTGCCCTAGCGGCTGCTATGATTCTACTCGTTACCGCTGGCTACACAGCTTACAACATAGTTAAGACTCCAGAGTCCAATAGCCAGCCTGGGAAGGCTGCAGAGCTGGGTCACATAGACTTCAAGACCATAGATGGCGAGACAGTCAGCCTCGCCGATGTTGAGGGGAGAGTTGTTATCCTCTGGTTTATGGCTGCCTGGTGCCCCTCCTGCGTGTATATGGCGGACGTGTTAAATAGTCTCCATGATGAGTATGATGGGATTACGATTATAGCTGTTGACTTTTGGACAAAAGAGTCTTTAGAGGTTCTGGGCTTAAATAAGCCTGGCTACCCGCCCCCAGACTCTCCGGAGATGTTTAGAAGATTCGTGAATAGTTATGGGGACCCCACGTGGATATTAGTTATGGATGATGGAACCTTAGTCAAGAGGTTCGACGTCAAATCTATAGATTACATAGTGATCATGGACAGGTCAGGCAATATCCTATACACCGGTGCGGCCCCAAGCCTCGCCGAGCTCGAGTCTGTAATTAAAAACTTTCTAACGGGGTGA
- a CDS encoding CopG family ribbon-helix-helix protein: MVAVISVSLPDDLVKKVDRAVEQYGYRSRSDLIKTALQTFLEGEGNKSSGNYRLIVVLSDHKASPYVDKNIVGLIHSYSEELIALYHQILQGPYCITIAVVGGKDDWRTIVRKLRSLNGVLGVQSLPI; the protein is encoded by the coding sequence ATGGTAGCAGTCATCAGCGTGAGTCTACCCGACGACCTTGTTAAGAAGGTAGACAGGGCTGTAGAACAGTATGGTTACAGGAGTAGAAGCGACCTAATAAAAACCGCGCTCCAGACATTCCTAGAGGGTGAGGGTAACAAGTCGTCAGGCAATTATAGGCTCATTGTTGTGCTAAGCGACCATAAGGCGAGCCCGTATGTTGACAAAAACATAGTCGGCCTGATACACAGCTACAGTGAGGAGCTAATAGCACTCTATCACCAAATACTCCAAGGCCCCTACTGCATAACAATAGCCGTCGTGGGAGGCAAAGACGATTGGAGAACAATAGTCAGAAAGCTGAGGAGCCTCAACGGAGTGCTAGGAGTACAGTCTCTACCCATATGA